A DNA window from Fundidesulfovibrio soli contains the following coding sequences:
- a CDS encoding GspE/PulE family protein: MKALHEKLVDSGLISKSEVDQVRQIQRKSGWKIVEYLMHQGRLNENELMDFISRELKIDKYSAEKYPLDKALKEYLPEDMARKLDLVPVKLERGVLYVVTADPESINRLDQVERVAMLEVEPVFCTRSELEELMAGQYGVQSHLGDMLGTIDELSVQSGDEAEEGMDLAGSLQSAVQEAPVVRLVNQILAQAVRERASDIHLSPMANTIQMRFRIDGELREYPTPPKSVFLTVLSRLKLLANMDITISRIPQDGRFSFVLDGKEVNVRASTLPTIHGENLVLRLLMRSSRGSSMEELGVSDADKAKLQRGMDRPFGLILATGPTGSGKTTLLYAALRQLDQPGVNIITLEDPVEYRIETIRQVQLNVRAGMTFASGLRAILRQDPDIIMVGEIRDGETAGIAVQSALTGHKVLSTVHTNTACQALTRLSEMGIEPFLVASTLAVAVGQRLMRRVCQKCKEAYQPAPEFLKLFGLGNLKDVNFMRGKGCPECNGLGYAGRVGVYEVLYVDDMVQDLIMRKASAREIEHAAVEAGVFSTLKMDAMAKVAAGLSTIEEAASIAFF, from the coding sequence ATGAAGGCTCTACACGAAAAACTCGTCGATTCCGGCCTGATCAGCAAGTCTGAGGTGGATCAGGTCCGGCAGATCCAGCGAAAATCCGGCTGGAAGATCGTCGAGTACCTCATGCACCAGGGGCGCCTCAACGAGAACGAGCTCATGGACTTCATCAGCCGCGAGCTCAAGATCGACAAGTATTCCGCCGAAAAATACCCCCTCGACAAGGCCCTCAAGGAGTACCTCCCGGAGGACATGGCCCGCAAGCTGGACCTGGTGCCTGTCAAGCTGGAGCGCGGCGTGCTCTACGTGGTCACGGCTGACCCGGAGAGCATCAACCGCCTGGACCAGGTGGAGCGGGTGGCCATGCTGGAAGTGGAGCCCGTGTTCTGCACCCGGTCCGAGCTTGAAGAGCTCATGGCCGGGCAGTACGGCGTCCAGTCCCACCTGGGCGACATGCTGGGCACCATCGACGAGCTTTCGGTGCAGTCCGGCGACGAGGCCGAGGAGGGCATGGACCTGGCCGGGTCGCTGCAGTCCGCCGTGCAGGAAGCCCCGGTGGTGCGCCTGGTGAACCAGATCCTGGCCCAGGCCGTGCGTGAGCGCGCCTCGGACATCCATCTTTCGCCCATGGCCAACACCATCCAGATGCGCTTCCGCATCGACGGTGAGCTGCGCGAATATCCCACTCCGCCCAAGTCCGTGTTCCTGACGGTGCTCTCGCGCCTGAAGCTGCTGGCCAATATGGACATCACCATCTCGCGCATCCCGCAGGACGGCCGCTTCTCCTTCGTGCTCGACGGCAAGGAGGTCAACGTGCGCGCCTCCACACTGCCCACCATCCACGGCGAGAACCTGGTGTTGCGACTGTTGATGCGCTCCTCGCGGGGCAGCTCCATGGAGGAGCTGGGCGTCAGCGATGCCGACAAGGCCAAGCTCCAACGCGGCATGGACCGCCCCTTCGGCCTGATCCTGGCCACCGGCCCCACAGGTTCGGGCAAGACCACGCTGCTCTACGCGGCCCTGCGCCAGCTGGACCAGCCCGGGGTGAACATCATCACCCTGGAAGACCCGGTGGAGTACCGCATCGAGACCATCCGCCAGGTGCAGCTCAACGTGCGCGCGGGCATGACCTTCGCCTCTGGCCTGCGGGCCATCCTCCGCCAGGACCCGGACATCATCATGGTGGGCGAGATCCGCGACGGCGAGACTGCCGGCATCGCCGTGCAGTCCGCGCTCACGGGCCACAAGGTGCTCTCCACAGTGCACACCAACACGGCCTGCCAGGCCCTGACCCGGCTCTCCGAGATGGGCATCGAGCCCTTCCTGGTGGCCTCCACCCTGGCCGTGGCCGTGGGCCAGCGCCTGATGCGCCGCGTCTGCCAAAAGTGCAAGGAAGCCTACCAGCCCGCGCCGGAGTTCCTGAAGCTCTTCGGCCTGGGCAACCTCAAGGACGTGAACTTCATGCGCGGCAAGGGCTGCCCGGAGTGCAACGGCCTGGGCTACGCCGGGCGCGTGGGCGTGTACGAGGTGCTCTACGTGGACGACATGGTGCAGGATTTGATCATGCGCAAGGCCTCGGCTCGCGAGATCGAACACGCCGCCGTGGAGGCCGGGGTGTTCTCCACCCTGAAGATGGACGCCATGGCCAAGGTGGCCGCGGGGCTTTCTACAATTGAGGAAGCGGCCAGCATCGCGTTCTTCTAG
- a CDS encoding EAL and HDOD domain-containing protein, with product MPTESSTQIYVDTFFARQPIFDAEKRVYGYELLYRNSPLEQSANFTDKDVATLTVISNSLLSPLTAPDQAGKKVFIHFSRMSIISNVHTALAPQTTVIEVEPVRELSPEYESALTEAKRQGYSLALNQFIPGKCSRRLVELSDVIFLDTLQLSEDELLRSIEGLKGFNCKLAAKRVEDDAQFQLAKKLGFHLFQGFFFEKPIIVPGRKLPSNRITRLNIYRTLEKNGMDLEELTRNIEADVSISFRLLTFINSLAFGLRYKVDSIKHATRLLGWQQIKNWLWLVVLSDVMPDDKTSELPYLSSIRAKFLERAAANHNVREFSPDTLFLMGLFSLLEPMLDTPMRELVASLPLDEEVKAALCGEKNRYSDWLSIARCFESGDWSRLDGLTQALGLDPIVLASSYCEALTWSKSLYEQSADNAC from the coding sequence ATGCCCACGGAATCGTCCACCCAGATCTACGTCGACACGTTCTTCGCCCGGCAGCCCATATTCGACGCCGAGAAGCGCGTCTACGGCTACGAGCTGCTCTACCGCAACAGCCCCCTGGAGCAGTCCGCCAACTTCACGGACAAGGATGTGGCCACCCTCACGGTGATCTCCAACTCCCTGCTCTCCCCCCTGACGGCTCCGGACCAGGCGGGCAAGAAGGTGTTCATCCACTTCTCGCGCATGTCCATCATCTCCAACGTGCACACCGCCCTGGCCCCGCAAACCACCGTCATCGAGGTGGAGCCTGTGCGCGAGCTCTCCCCGGAATACGAATCCGCCCTGACCGAGGCCAAGCGGCAGGGATACAGCCTGGCGCTCAACCAGTTCATACCGGGCAAGTGCTCTCGCCGCCTGGTGGAGCTCTCCGACGTGATCTTCCTGGATACGCTCCAGCTCTCCGAGGATGAGCTGCTGCGCTCCATCGAGGGCCTCAAGGGCTTCAACTGCAAGCTCGCGGCCAAGCGCGTGGAGGACGACGCCCAGTTCCAGCTGGCCAAGAAGCTCGGCTTCCACCTGTTCCAGGGGTTCTTCTTCGAGAAGCCCATCATCGTGCCGGGACGCAAGCTGCCCTCCAACAGGATCACGCGGCTCAACATCTACCGCACCCTGGAAAAGAACGGCATGGACCTGGAGGAGCTGACCCGCAACATCGAAGCCGACGTGTCCATCAGCTTCAGGCTGCTGACCTTCATCAACTCCCTGGCCTTCGGGCTGCGCTACAAGGTGGACTCCATCAAGCACGCCACCCGCCTGCTTGGCTGGCAGCAGATCAAGAACTGGCTGTGGCTGGTGGTGCTCTCCGACGTGATGCCAGACGACAAGACCTCCGAGCTTCCCTACCTCTCCTCCATCAGGGCCAAGTTCCTGGAGCGCGCGGCCGCGAACCACAACGTGCGCGAATTCTCGCCCGACACGCTGTTCCTCATGGGCCTGTTCTCCCTGCTGGAGCCCATGCTGGATACGCCCATGCGCGAACTGGTGGCCTCCCTGCCCCTGGATGAGGAGGTCAAGGCCGCCCTCTGCGGCGAGAAGAACCGCTACAGCGACTGGCTGAGCATCGCCCGCTGCTTCGAATCGGGAGACTGGAGCAGGCTCGACGGGCTGACGCAGGCGCTGGGCCTGGACCCCATCGTCCTGGCCAGTTCCTACTGCGAGGCGCTGACCTGGTCCAAGTCGCTCTACGAACAGTCGGCCGACAACGCCTGCTGA
- a CDS encoding DUF3096 domain-containing protein, giving the protein MVFNVSLQPIISLMAGILILIMPRLLNYIVAVYLIVVGILGLTHGRMM; this is encoded by the coding sequence ATGGTTTTCAACGTATCCTTACAGCCGATCATCTCATTGATGGCAGGCATCCTCATCCTGATCATGCCCCGGCTGCTGAACTACATCGTGGCCGTGTACCTGATCGTCGTGGGCATTCTCGGCCTCACCCACGGCAGAATGATGTGA
- a CDS encoding nucleoside 2-deoxyribosyltransferase — translation MSVAIPPELDRIYLAGPLFCEGTRAWHRATKARIEAETGRGVVWPYELFDPEDIPGWGQDAPRKVMEACRDALAVCSLVVALLDGPQVDDGTAWEIGFAHARCIPVIGVRTDFRLAGDVPGSLVNAMIQASCERIVTSTDELLRVLRERAAGRRGR, via the coding sequence ATGAGCGTCGCCATCCCCCCCGAACTCGACCGCATCTACCTGGCGGGCCCCCTTTTCTGCGAGGGCACCAGGGCCTGGCACCGGGCCACTAAGGCCCGCATAGAGGCCGAAACCGGCAGGGGGGTCGTCTGGCCCTACGAGCTGTTCGACCCGGAGGATATCCCCGGCTGGGGCCAGGATGCCCCTCGCAAGGTGATGGAGGCCTGCCGGGACGCCCTGGCCGTGTGCTCCCTGGTGGTGGCCCTGCTGGACGGCCCCCAGGTGGACGACGGCACCGCCTGGGAGATCGGCTTCGCCCACGCCCGCTGCATCCCGGTCATCGGGGTGCGCACGGACTTCCGCCTGGCGGGGGACGTGCCCGGCTCGCTGGTGAACGCCATGATCCAGGCCAGCTGCGAGCGGATCGTCACCAGCACGGACGAGCTGCTGCGGGTGTTGCGCGAGCGCGCGGCGGGCCGCCGGGGCCGGTGA
- a CDS encoding aldo/keto reductase — protein MRHIPLGGTGIQVSEVGFGGIPIIRLDSGQAQRVVRHALDRGVNFIDTAHMYLDSEEKIGKAVAGRRQEVVLASKTIQRQGGPALEQLETSLRRIGTDHIELYQFHQVSQDADLDALLAPSGAYEALSKARDAGKIGHLGISSHNLAMAVRLVETGLFATIQFPLNFIETAALDELIPKARAAGMAYLAMKPFAGGMIDSARTAFAYLRQHPDCIPLPGFDTIEGVDEVLDLYESPNALDEEARTGMERIVGELGGRFCHRCEYCQPCPQGVRITPAMMYRVVSIRMSPRTAASFSAVAMESVRQCVDCGECLEKCPYGLPIPEMLREHLELYDAHRLLPKP, from the coding sequence ATGCGCCACATCCCGCTCGGCGGCACGGGCATACAGGTTTCGGAGGTCGGCTTCGGCGGCATCCCCATCATCCGGCTCGATTCCGGCCAGGCCCAGCGCGTGGTCCGGCACGCCCTGGACCGGGGCGTGAACTTCATCGACACAGCCCACATGTATCTCGACAGTGAGGAGAAGATCGGCAAGGCCGTCGCCGGGCGCAGGCAGGAGGTCGTGCTGGCCTCCAAGACCATCCAGCGCCAGGGCGGCCCGGCCCTGGAGCAGCTGGAGACGAGCCTGCGTAGGATCGGCACGGACCACATCGAGCTCTACCAGTTCCACCAGGTCTCCCAGGATGCCGACCTGGATGCCCTCCTGGCCCCGAGCGGGGCCTACGAGGCTCTCTCCAAGGCCAGGGACGCGGGCAAGATCGGGCACCTGGGCATCAGCTCGCACAACCTGGCCATGGCCGTCCGGCTGGTGGAGACCGGTCTGTTCGCCACCATCCAGTTCCCGCTCAACTTCATCGAGACCGCCGCCCTGGACGAGCTCATCCCCAAGGCGCGGGCCGCGGGCATGGCCTACCTGGCCATGAAACCCTTCGCCGGGGGCATGATCGACAGCGCCAGGACCGCCTTCGCCTACCTGCGCCAGCACCCGGACTGCATCCCCCTGCCCGGCTTCGACACCATCGAGGGCGTGGACGAGGTGCTGGACCTCTACGAATCGCCCAACGCGCTCGACGAAGAGGCCCGGACCGGGATGGAGCGCATCGTGGGCGAGCTGGGCGGGCGCTTCTGCCACCGCTGCGAATACTGCCAGCCCTGCCCCCAGGGCGTGCGCATCACCCCGGCCATGATGTACCGGGTGGTCTCCATCCGCATGTCGCCGCGGACGGCCGCGTCCTTCAGCGCGGTGGCCATGGAGAGCGTGCGTCAGTGCGTGGACTGCGGCGAGTGCCTGGAGAAATGCCCCTACGGCCTGCCCATCCCGGAGATGCTCCGCGAGCACCTGGAGCTGTACGACGCGCACAGGCTGCTGCCCAAGCCCTGA
- a CDS encoding DUF2334 domain-containing protein, which yields MLVVYDGAGTGAWNGELSTTQLKNLLSHFNTEVVSHPVDAYAPNESANYDVVFYLGTTFNATLNQNFILDVLNTNTKLVWINYNLHKIAWGSTQAQFQARFGLSYVKSVNSAEWSRVEYKGTDLPRNGGDLAVVTMEDRADAEVIALAKSAGETTPYILRSKNLSFVADNPFDNVVYADRALAFCDMLHDVLESGVAEKHQAVLRIEDVHTHQDPAQLRAIADYLHSRKIPFAISVIPQYEDPRHVYEKPYSSTWSDVPEVLAAVQYMTRRGGRVIMHGYTHQYSNAKNPETGVSADDWEFYRVTRKADGSTRYVGFIPEDSEQWATDRLTQGLSLLKKSNLYPVAWLTPHYLASPTDYAVFNRFFPLALDRGVYFVQDSNGKYQFREQYAPYTIDRDAYGTKRLPETCNYISPYESPPRLPADAIALARLVKVVRDGWAGCYFHPFIDVAYLKEMVEGIQAEGYTFVPVGKAPPAAPVGGIAALLLQAQ from the coding sequence GTGCTCGTCGTCTACGACGGAGCAGGGACCGGGGCCTGGAATGGCGAGCTTTCCACGACGCAGTTGAAGAATCTTCTCAGCCATTTCAACACGGAAGTGGTCTCGCATCCGGTCGACGCCTATGCGCCAAACGAGTCAGCCAACTATGATGTCGTGTTTTACCTGGGCACGACATTCAACGCGACACTGAATCAGAACTTCATTCTCGATGTATTGAATACGAACACCAAGCTGGTCTGGATCAATTACAATCTGCACAAGATCGCCTGGGGCTCCACGCAGGCGCAGTTCCAGGCCAGGTTCGGGCTTTCCTACGTGAAATCCGTCAACTCGGCCGAGTGGTCCCGCGTGGAATACAAGGGGACAGACCTGCCGCGAAACGGCGGGGATCTGGCCGTCGTCACGATGGAGGATCGCGCCGACGCGGAGGTGATCGCCCTGGCGAAGAGCGCCGGTGAAACCACGCCCTACATCCTGCGCTCGAAAAACCTCTCTTTCGTTGCGGACAACCCCTTCGACAACGTGGTGTACGCGGACAGGGCGCTGGCCTTTTGCGACATGCTGCACGACGTGCTGGAGAGCGGCGTGGCCGAAAAACACCAGGCCGTGCTGCGCATCGAAGACGTGCACACCCACCAGGACCCGGCGCAGCTCAGGGCCATCGCTGACTACCTGCATTCACGCAAGATCCCCTTCGCCATCAGCGTGATCCCCCAATACGAGGACCCGCGTCACGTCTACGAGAAACCCTACTCCTCCACCTGGTCCGACGTGCCGGAGGTGCTCGCGGCCGTGCAGTACATGACCAGGCGGGGAGGCCGCGTGATCATGCACGGCTACACCCATCAGTACTCAAACGCGAAAAATCCCGAGACCGGGGTCAGCGCCGACGACTGGGAATTCTACCGGGTCACGCGCAAGGCCGACGGGTCCACGCGGTACGTGGGCTTCATCCCGGAGGACAGCGAGCAGTGGGCCACGGACCGGCTGACCCAGGGCCTGAGCCTGCTCAAGAAGAGCAACCTATACCCCGTGGCCTGGCTCACCCCCCATTATTTGGCCTCGCCCACGGATTACGCCGTGTTCAACCGCTTCTTTCCCCTGGCGTTGGACCGGGGGGTCTACTTCGTGCAGGATTCCAACGGGAAATATCAGTTCAGGGAGCAATACGCCCCCTACACCATCGACCGCGACGCCTACGGCACGAAACGGCTGCCCGAGACCTGCAACTACATAAGCCCGTACGAGTCGCCCCCGCGCCTTCCGGCCGACGCCATCGCGCTGGCCCGGCTGGTGAAGGTGGTTCGCGACGGCTGGGCCGGGTGCTACTTCCACCCCTTCATCGACGTTGCCTACCTCAAGGAGATGGTGGAGGGCATTCAGGCCGAGGGCTACACCTTCGTGCCGGTGGGCAAAGCGCCTCCGGCGGCCCCGGTGGGTGGGATAGCCGCATTGCTGCTTCAGGCGCAGTGA
- the fdhD gene encoding formate dehydrogenase accessory sulfurtransferase FdhD: MTTDLPFDVLEYRDGVFRTARVRAIREVPLRIVVNGRELVRLMFTGAHPRFLTAGYLLSCGLIEAARDIASLDVEEGPDALEARVALRTSLPETHSLSVTSGLGRVVRGAEPLPQTPPPLRKGWVDPAAIVRLAEELHARSDLYRLTRGCHNSSLCSAGEMLLFRSDIGRHNAIDTLAGQCLLEGLPTGDKMIVSTGRVASEIVHKAVRAGIPVLASTAAATALAVEAAREHGLTLIGNVGAGGFRVYNDPGRLAG; the protein is encoded by the coding sequence ATGACCACGGATCTCCCTTTTGATGTGCTTGAGTACCGCGACGGCGTGTTCCGGACGGCCCGCGTGCGCGCCATCCGCGAGGTGCCGTTGCGCATCGTGGTCAACGGGCGGGAGCTCGTGCGGCTCATGTTCACCGGGGCCCACCCGCGCTTCCTGACGGCGGGGTATCTGCTCTCCTGCGGGCTGATCGAGGCTGCGCGGGACATCGCCTCCCTGGACGTTGAGGAAGGCCCGGACGCGCTGGAGGCCCGCGTGGCGCTGCGGACCAGCCTGCCCGAGACGCACTCCCTGAGCGTGACCTCGGGGCTCGGGCGCGTGGTGCGCGGCGCGGAGCCGCTGCCGCAAACCCCGCCGCCCCTGCGGAAGGGCTGGGTGGACCCGGCGGCAATCGTTCGACTGGCTGAGGAACTGCACGCCCGGTCGGACCTCTACCGGCTAACCCGCGGCTGCCACAACTCCTCGCTGTGCTCGGCCGGGGAGATGCTCCTGTTCCGCTCCGACATAGGGCGCCACAACGCCATCGACACCCTGGCGGGCCAGTGCCTGCTGGAGGGGCTGCCCACCGGGGACAAGATGATCGTGAGCACCGGGCGGGTGGCCTCCGAGATCGTGCACAAGGCCGTGCGGGCGGGCATACCGGTGCTGGCCTCCACGGCTGCGGCCACGGCCCTGGCCGTGGAGGCGGCGCGGGAGCACGGGCTGACGCTCATCGGCAACGTCGGCGCGGGCGGCTTCCGGGTCTACAACGACCCTGGCAGGCTGGCCGGCTAG
- a CDS encoding 4Fe-4S dicluster domain-containing protein: MDRDFDITRIREAARAAGLGEALSRRGFLLLSASTAAAITAMGLCEALGADAPLVILDSAKGMILADPTRCVGCQRCELACVEYNEGRSQPSLARIKIARSLNFGPGGPGGAQGAWGNGLVVQGVCRQCPHPVPCASACPNDAIRLDPATGARVVDGQACVGCKLCQRSCPWNMLVFDEETQKTTKCFLCGGSPKCVEACPADALRYVPWRDTTREAPARAASLALITSEKTASCLECHVPGRIGAASK; encoded by the coding sequence ATGGACCGCGACTTCGACATCACGCGCATCCGCGAGGCCGCCCGCGCCGCGGGGCTGGGGGAAGCGCTTTCCCGGCGGGGGTTCCTGCTCCTGTCCGCGTCCACTGCCGCCGCGATCACCGCGATGGGGCTCTGCGAGGCCCTGGGCGCGGACGCGCCGCTGGTGATCCTGGACAGCGCCAAGGGCATGATCCTGGCCGACCCCACCCGCTGCGTCGGCTGCCAGCGCTGCGAGCTGGCCTGCGTGGAGTACAACGAGGGCAGGTCCCAGCCGTCGCTGGCGCGCATCAAGATAGCGCGCTCCCTCAATTTCGGGCCCGGTGGGCCGGGCGGCGCGCAGGGGGCCTGGGGCAACGGGCTGGTTGTCCAGGGCGTTTGCCGCCAATGCCCGCACCCCGTGCCTTGCGCCTCGGCCTGCCCAAACGACGCGATCCGCCTCGACCCCGCAACCGGGGCGCGCGTGGTGGACGGCCAGGCCTGCGTGGGCTGCAAACTCTGCCAGCGCTCCTGCCCCTGGAACATGCTCGTCTTCGACGAAGAAACCCAGAAGACAACCAAGTGTTTCCTGTGCGGCGGCAGCCCCAAATGCGTGGAGGCCTGCCCGGCCGACGCCCTGCGCTACGTCCCCTGGCGCGACACGACCCGTGAGGCCCCGGCCAGGGCCGCGTCCCTGGCCCTGATAACGTCTGAGAAGACCGCATCCTGCCTGGAATGCCACGTTCCCGGACGCATCGGCGCCGCCTCGAAGTAG